One Nocardia iowensis DNA window includes the following coding sequences:
- a CDS encoding TetR/AcrR family transcriptional regulator: protein MSTPRKQPRQQRSQFTFEAILDAAARLFERDGYKNTTTNKIAELAGVSIGTLYHYIPNKDALLYALDERHLRHNMDALMAQFAILRSDDPPLADTVRQIVTGLAYGHRDEKHLNRMLFLQAHRTPDIMRRMRDLEDVLATEVEYHLRRMNVGGPDPYLTALLVVQAVGAQIHGAIIEPPPGRTMEDCIDTVVDMWVRALETTSAPPRSDQPQAASRPTPAEANRRQPNTATSSTPACP, encoded by the coding sequence GTGTCCACACCCCGTAAACAGCCCCGTCAGCAGCGCTCACAGTTCACCTTCGAGGCGATCTTGGATGCGGCTGCTCGACTTTTCGAGCGCGACGGGTACAAGAACACCACCACAAACAAGATCGCCGAGCTGGCCGGGGTGTCCATCGGGACGCTGTATCACTACATCCCGAACAAGGATGCGCTGCTGTACGCGCTGGACGAACGCCACCTGCGGCACAACATGGACGCGCTGATGGCGCAATTCGCCATCCTGCGCAGCGACGATCCGCCGCTGGCCGACACCGTTCGCCAGATAGTCACCGGTTTGGCCTACGGGCACCGCGACGAGAAGCACCTGAACCGGATGCTGTTCCTACAGGCTCATCGCACCCCGGACATCATGCGCCGCATGCGGGACCTCGAAGACGTCCTCGCCACCGAGGTCGAATACCACCTCCGCCGAATGAACGTCGGCGGCCCGGACCCCTACCTCACCGCCCTGCTAGTCGTCCAAGCCGTCGGTGCCCAAATCCACGGCGCCATCATCGAACCACCTCCCGGCCGCACCATGGAGGACTGCATCGACACCGTAGTCGACATGTGGGTCCGCGCCCTCGAAACCACCAGCGCCCCACCCCGCTCCGACCAGCCCCAAGCTGCCTCGCGCCCCACACCAGCCGAGGCCAACCGGCGCCAGCCGAACACGGCCACGAGCTCGACACCCGCCTGCCCGTAG
- a CDS encoding histidine phosphatase family protein, translating to MITNGDSAARAGDDAGSDWGREGFEFSCPHPDDGGVIDLLYAVRHGQSESNVAFAANETVESDDMAIALTELGRRQATAVGEWFAALDANQFPDLVLCSPYRRAVQTWQLAEQELRTANRKLPCHRVDHRLYDRHRGQLKHLPPAVVRERFPEELAKEARDPLGYRPPEGESFKDVAERLRGVVADLETDHRHRRVLIVAHDAIVLFLRQLIEKLTDTEVLALAEAGLAGNGSITSWQRATNGYQLLTYDQRTHLPEN from the coding sequence GTGATCACTAATGGGGATAGTGCGGCTCGGGCGGGGGACGATGCCGGGAGCGATTGGGGGCGAGAGGGATTCGAGTTCTCCTGCCCGCATCCGGACGATGGCGGAGTCATCGATCTGCTGTACGCAGTCCGGCATGGACAGAGCGAATCGAACGTCGCGTTCGCCGCGAATGAGACGGTCGAGTCCGACGACATGGCCATCGCACTGACCGAGCTGGGTCGGCGGCAGGCGACTGCGGTCGGCGAGTGGTTCGCCGCCCTCGATGCAAACCAGTTCCCTGACCTGGTGCTTTGCTCCCCGTACCGGCGAGCGGTGCAGACTTGGCAACTCGCCGAGCAGGAATTGCGCACGGCGAACCGAAAGCTGCCGTGCCACCGCGTCGACCACCGTCTCTACGACCGACACCGAGGTCAGCTCAAACACCTGCCCCCTGCAGTCGTACGCGAGCGCTTCCCCGAGGAACTCGCGAAAGAAGCCCGCGACCCACTCGGCTATCGCCCACCCGAAGGCGAATCCTTCAAAGATGTCGCCGAACGATTGCGCGGCGTCGTGGCCGATCTCGAAACCGACCACCGCCACCGCCGGGTGCTGATAGTGGCGCATGACGCGATAGTGCTGTTCCTGCGCCAACTCATCGAAAAGCTCACCGACACAGAGGTTTTGGCGCTTGCCGAAGCTGGCCTCGCGGGCAACGGATCGATCACCAGCTGGCAGCGCGCGACCAACGGTTACCAACTGCTCACTTACGACCAGCGCAC